The Knoellia sp. S7-12 region GTTCCTCGAGGGAACGCCGTACGAACCGGCCGAAGGGGTCGTTGCCGGTGCGGCTCACGAGAGCGACCGAGTGACCCATACGGGCGGCGGCCACCGCCACGTTCCCGGCACTGCCGCCCAGGAACTTGCCGAACGTCGTGACATCCTCGAGACCCACGCCGGTCTGCATGGGATAGAGGTCGACGCCCACCCGCCCGATGGCCAGCACCTCGATCGACTGTGTCGTGGGCACGGGTTCTCCTCCTGGGGTTCGTGGCGGGGTGGTGCACTCAGGCTGCACCACCAAGCCAACCACTGTCAACATTTGTTAGGACATTTGGTTCTCTTCACTCGTCAGAGGGGTGACATACACTCGCCTTTGTGCACACGATCCCTGTCAGCATCGATCGCGCCAGCCCCGTGCCGCTCTACCACCAGCTCGCGGAACAGCTGAACGCAGCGATCGATGACGGTCGCCTCAAGCCCGGCGACCCCTTCGAGAATGAACTGGCCCTCGCGGCGCGGCTCGACCTCTCTCGCCCCACGGTGCGGCGCGCCATCGCCGAACTCGTGGGTCGCGGGCTCCTCGTGCGCCGGCGCGGGGTTGGCACGACCGTTGCGAGTCAGGTCATCCACCGGCGCGACGAGCTCACCAGCCTTTACGACGACATGGTCCGCCGAGGACAGAAGCCGCGCACCGAGGTCCTCTCCTTCAGTGCCGACGAGGTCAACTCCGCTGCCGCGGCTGCCCTCGACCTGCCCGCCGACACCCCTTTGCTGAGCGTCGAACGCCTTCGCTACGTCGGAGACATCCCTGCGGCACTCATGCACAACTGGCTCCCTCCTCAGTACGCCGACCTCCTTGAGGAGGATCTGGCCCGCGAGAGTCTCTACAGCCTCCTGCGCCAGCGCGGGGTGCGTCCCGTCATCGCCCACCAGACGATCGGCGCGCGCCGACCCGTGCCTCGCGAACGCAAGCTGCTCGGACTGGCCACGGGCGACCCTCTCCTCACGATGACTCGGCGGGCGTATGCCGCGAACGGCACCGCCGTGGAGTACGGCGACCACTGCTACCGCTTCGACCAGTACGCGTTCGACGTCACGGTTCACGACCGCTGAAGGACAGGGACTCCTCTTCCGTTCAGGGCCGCGAGGCGTTAGGGTCATAATGTCTTAACATTTGCCCATGAGCCTTGCGGCGCCCTGCCGTGGTCGAGGAGGACCGACGTGAAGATTGCGCAGGACCCGACGCCGTTCCACCACGAGCACGAGCTGCTCGACTTCCCACATGTCGTTGCCGAACTCGGCTACGAGCACATCCAGCTGACACCGCACAAGGACCTCGTCCCGTTCTTCCGGCACCCGAGGGCCGATGACCAACTGGTGCGCTCACTCAAGAAGGCCTGTGCCGATGCGGGGGTGGGGATCGCCTCCCTGCTCCCGGTCCAGCGCTGGTCGAGCCCCGACGAGTGGGCCCGACAAGGGGCGGTGCGGAACTGGAAGAGACTCATCCAGATCGCGGTCGACCTCGACGTACGCGTCATCGGTACGGAGTTCTCCGGCCGCCCCGACCGTCAGGAGGAGTCGGAAGCCGCGTTCTACCGGTCAATGGAGGAACTCCTCCCGATCATCGAGCGCGAGGGCATCGACCTCCTCATCGACCCCCACCCCGATGACTTCGTCGAGGACGGCCTCGAGGCCATCCGCGTCATCCGAGGACTCAACAGCACGAGCGTCGGAATGGTCTACGTCGCCTGCCACACCTTCCACATGGGCCAGCCGATGCGCGAGATCATGCGCGCCGGGAAGGACCTCATCCGGCTCGTACACGTCGCCGACACGATGGACCACCACGCGTCGCACGGCCTTCGCTACATCTCCAACCCTCCCGGGAACGCAGCCCGAGTGCATCAGCACCTGCGCATCGGCGCCGGCGACGTGGACTGGGACGACTTCTTCGGTGGCCTGGCCGAGATCGGGTTCCTCGACAACCCGGACGCCGTCATGTGCAACTCGGTCTTCGCCGAAGACGAGAACGCCGACGAGATGGCGCGCTACCAGCTGACCACCATGAACCAATACATCGCCACCCACACCCCAAAGGGACACCAGTGACACACTCACCGATGCGCATCATGACGGAGACGACCCCGACCGCGCTCTGGAACGACTCCTCGACGCTCTCCGAACTGACGACCGCGATCGGCTGGGGTGCCGTCGGCGCGACCTGCAACCCCGTCATCGCGTTGGCAGCGATCCACTCGGACCTGCCCCGCTGGCAGGCCCGCATCGCCGAGATCGCGCAGGAGCGACCCACTGCCACGGAGTCGCAGATCGGGTGGCAGGTCGTCGAGGAGGTCTCCATCGACGCGGCCACGTATCTCGAGCCCGCCTTCGCCGAGCACAACGGCCGCAACGGGCGGCTGTCGATGCAGACCGACCCCCGCCTGCACCGTGATGCCGAAGCCCTCGTCGACCAAGCGGAACACTTCGCCTCCCTCGCGCCCAACATCATCGTCAAGATCCCGGCGACAAAGGTGGGCATCGAGGCGATCGAGGAGGCGACCTACCGGGGCATCAGCATGAACGTCACCGTGTCCTTCACCGTCCCCCAGGCCGTTGCGGCCGGCGAGGCCATCGAGCGGGGCCTGACCCGACGAGAGGCCGACGGCAAGGACGTGTCGACGATGGGTCCGGTCGTGACGATCATGGTCGGCCGTCTCGACGACTGGCTCAAGGAGGTCGTGGCTCGCGACGACCTCGGGGTCGACCCCGAGCACCTCGAATGGGGCGGCGTTGCAGCCGTCAAGAAGGCCTACGGCATCTTCACCGAGCGCGGCCTGCGGGCCCGCTTGCTTGCCGCTGCCTACCGCAACACGCTCCAGTGGACCGAGCTCGTCGGTGGCGACATCGTCCTCTCACCGCCCTTCGCCTGGCTGGAGAAGTTCGAAGCCAGCGGTCACGACCCTCGGCCACGCATGGACGTGCCCGTCGCTCCCGAAGTCCTCGCATCCCTGAGCACGATCCCTGACTTCGTGCGGGCCTATGCAGTCGACGGCATGACGCCGGAGGAGTTCGACGACTTCGGTGCCACACGCAAGACCCTGCGCCAGTTCCTCGAGGCCGACGCCGACCTCGACCGCATCGTCCGCGACGTGCTGATCCCCGCTCCCTGACCCACCCCGTGCACCACCCGCCAGCCCCATCGACCACTCACGACGAAGGACCCTGACATGACTCGGACCGTGCGCCTCACGACCGCGCAAGCGCTCGTGAAGTTCTTGGCCAGCCAGTATTCCGAGCGGGATGGAGTTGAACAGCGACTCGTCACAGGGATGTTCGGGATCTTCGGCCACGGGAACGTGGCTGGGGTGGGGCAGGCGCTGCTCCAGGCGCAGGTGGAGTCCGAGGACGGTGCGACCGGCGACGGGGTGCTGGGCTCGCTCCCCTACTACCTGGCCCGCAACGAGCAGGGTGCCGTGCACGCGGCCACGGCCTTCAGCCGGGCCCGCAACCGCCGCCAGGTCATGGCCGTGACGACGTCGATCGGCCCTGGGGCGACGAACATGGTGACCGGCGCGGCCCTGGCGACGACCAACCGCATCCCGGTGCTGCTCCTGCCGTCCGACCAGTTCGCCACCCGGGTGCCCGACCCCGTGCTTCAGCAGCTCGAGGACCCGGGCACCCTCGACGTCACCGTCAACGACGTGTTCCGACCGGTGTCCCGCTTCTTCGACCGGATCAGCCGACCTGAGCAGCTCATCCCCTCGCTCATGAACGCCATGCGGGTTCTCACCGACCCAGCCGACACCGGAGCCGTCACGGTGGCGCTGCCGCAGGACGTTCAGGCCGAGGCCCACGACTGGCCGCTCGCATTCTTCGCCAAGCGCGTCTGGCACATCGGGCGACCGGTGCCAGAGCCGGCCGCACTGGCGCGAGCGGTGGAGCTCATTCGATCTGCCAAGCGGCCGCTGATCGTCGCAGGTGGCGGGGTCATCTACTCGGAGGCCTCCGAGGAACTGCGCGCCTTCGCCACCGCGACCGGTATCCCCGTGTCCGACACCCACGCGGGCAAGGGCGCCATCAACTGGGACCACCCGTCCGCGGTCGGGGGCGTGGGCTCGACCGGATCGGCCGCCGCCAACGAGCTGGCCCGCGGCGCCGACGTGGTCATCGGCTTCGGCACGCGCTACTCCGACTTCACGACCGCGAGCCACACGATCTTCGCGTCCGAGGACGTCCGGTTCGTCAACATCAACCTCCTGGGGTTCGACGCGGCCAAGCACGGCGCGGCGATGCTCGTCGCCGACGCCCGCGAGGCCCTGCGGGCCCTGACGACCGAGCTCGACGGTTGGGAGGTGGAACCGGCATACCGTGAGGAGGCCATTGATCTCGATGCCGCGTGGCAGCGGGTCGTCGACGAGTGCTACCACCGCGAGCAGACTCCGCTGCCCGCACAGACGGAGGTCTTCGGCGCGCTCAACGAGCTCATGGGACCCGAGGACGTCATCATCAACGCCGCCGGCTCGATGCCTGGTGACCTGCAGTGCCTGTGGCGGGCGTCGTCGCCCGTGCAGTACCACGTGGAGTACGCCTTCTCCTGCATGGGCTATGAGATCCCGGCGTCCCTCGGGGTGAAGATGGCGCTCGGCGACGACCACGAGGTCGTCGCGATCGTCGGCGACGGCACCTATCAGATGCTCCCGATGGAGATCGCGACGATCGTCTCCGAGGGTGTCAAGGTGATCATCGTGCTGCTCCAGAACCACGGGTTCGCCTCGATCGGCGCCCTCTCGGAGTCGCGGGGGTCGCAGCGCTTCGGAACGAAATACCGCATGCGGTCCTCAAGTGGCCGCCTGGACGGCTCCACCGTGCCCCTGGACCTTGCAGCGAACGCGGCCTCCTGGGGGGCCGACGTGCTGCGCTGCGGCTCGATGGCGGAGTTCCGCGAGAACTATGGCCGTGCGGCTGCCTCCGACCGCGCCACCGTGCTCTACATCGAGACTGACCTCCTCGGTCCGAACCCACCGGGCTCGGCCTGGTGGGACGTTCCCGTGTCGCAGGTGTCGACCCTTGAGTCGACCCAGAAGGCGTATGCAGAGCACCTCGACAATCAGCGCGGGCAGCGCACCTACCTCTGAGGCGACAGAGCCAATCCTTGCGCGCTGTGGTCACACACTAACAACTGCTGACAGAATGTTAGGACAAACTATTGACAGGCCGCATGGTAACGCGCTGGAATAGGCACCTGGCCCACCGGCCCCCCAACTGAACAGCTTGGCCCGGTCTCACGCCGACACCCACGGGGCGCAAACCCCCTCCCCGTCGGCCGACGATGCCGACGACCGGCAGCCGCACGACGCGATTGGCGTCCAGCTCGACGAGTCCCCCACGGACCGGCGAAGCGGCACCCCGAACTCCCCGCAACGAGGCGGGCGTTCATGCCACGAAAGGACTCCGTCCACCATGAATCAGAGCCGATTCCGCAAGGTGGTGACCGCCGTGGCGGTCGCGACCTCAGCCACGATGGTCCTCGCCGCCTGCAGCGGCGGCGGTGCCGAAAAGACCGACGACACGACGGGCGATTCGGGAGGTGGCGGCGGCGATTCGGGCTACACCATCGCCATGATCACGCACGAGACGCCCGGTGACACGTTCTGGGACAAGATCAAGGCGGGTGCGCAGCAGGCCGCCAAGGACACCGGAGCCACGTTGAAATACTCCAACGACCCGGACCCGGCCAAGCAGGCCACGCTCATCCAGAACGCGATCGACTCCAAGGTGGACGGGATTGCCACCACGCTCGCCACGCCGGACGCGCTCGCCGGCTCGGTCAAGGCAGCCGGCACAGCCGGGATCCCGACCGTCGCCTTCAACTCCGGGATCGACCAGTACCTCGAGACCGGTGCCCTGATGTACTTCGGCTCCGACGAGAACCTCGCCGGAGCGACCGCCGGCGAGCGGATCACGGCCGACGGTGGCAAGCACCCCCTCTGCGTCATCCAGGCCGCCGGTTCGGTGGCTCTCGAGGCTCGCTGTGCAGGGGTGAAGAGCAAGGTCGCCGGCACCGAGAACATCCAGGTCAACGGTGCTGACGACGCCGCCGTGGTGTCTGCGATCCAGGCCAAGCTCGCCGCCGACAGCTCGATCGACTACATCGTCACCCTCGGCGCCCCGATCGCCCTGAACGCGCTGAAGTCGATGGAGCAGGCCGGCAGCAAGGCGAAGCTCGTGACGTTCGACCTCAACGCCGAGGCCGCCCAGCAGATCAAGGACGGCAAGATCCAGTTCTCGATCGACCAGCAGCCCTACGTCCAGGGCTACCTGGCCGTGACGGCCCTCTACCTCAACGTCAAGAACGGCAACGACATGGGTGGTGGCAAGCCGGTCCTCACCGGCCCCTCGTTCGTGGACCCCAAGAACATCGACGTCATCCTCCCGTTCACCAAGAACAACACCCGCTGATCCATCCGAGCAGCTCTGGCGCCGGGACCTGCCTCCGGCCGGCCCGGCGCCAGAGCTCGTAGAGGGAGACATGCCATGAGCCAAGACCCCACGCCGGCACCAACGAGTGCCCCCAAGCCCGCACCGGCAGCACCGGCACGACCGGCCGCCGAAACCCCCTCGGCCGTGTCGCACGGCGCGCACGCCGAGGCGTCCAACCGTATCCAACTGGGATGGTCCAACCGCCTGCTGGCGCGACCCGAGATCGGCGCCCTCGTCGCCGCGATCATCCTGTTCATCTTCTTCCTCGCCGTCGCGCCGGCTTTCCGGTCCGTCGACTCGCTGATGACGGTCCTGTACCAGTCCTCGACGATCGGCATCGTCGCCGTAGCCGTCGGACTGCTCATGATCGGAGGGGAGTTCGACCTCTCCGCCGGCGTGCTGGTCTACAGCGCGGGGCTGCTCAACGCGATGTTCTCGTACCAGCTCGGCGTCAACCTGTGGGTCGGGGCTGTCCTCGCGCTCGTCTTCGCCCTGAGCATTGGGTGGTTGAACGGTTACATGGTGATGCGCACCGGCATACCGAGCTTCCTCATCACGCTGGGCTCGTTCTTCATCCTGCAAGGGGCCAACCTCGGCGTCACCAAGCTCGTGACCGGCTCGGTCTCCACGCCGAACATCAACCAGATGGACGGTTACGACTCGCTCAACGCGATCTTCGCCCACACCTTCTCCATCGGAGGGGCCAGCCTCAACATCACCGTGCTGTGGTGGCTGCTCTTCGTCGGCCTGGCCCACTGGATGCTCACTCGCACGCGAATCGGCAACTGGCTGTATGCCGTCGGCGGGAACGCACCGAGCGCCCGCGCGGTCGGTGTGCCGGTGACGCGGGTCAAGATCGGCCTGTTCATGGGAGTCGCGTTCCTCGCATGGTTCACGGGCATGCACACGCTCTACAACTACAACACCCTGCAGGCGAGCAACGGCATCGGCAACGAGTTCCTCTACATCGTCGCGGCCGTCGTCGGCGGCACTTTGCTCACCGGTGGCTACGGCAACGCAATCGGCGTTGCCATCGGCGCGTTCATCTTCGGCATGACCAGTCTGTGCATCGTCTACGCCGGATGGGACAACAACTGGTTCAAGGCCTTCCTCGGCGTCATGCTCCTCCTCGCCGTCGTCGTCAACCTCTATGTCAAGAATCTCTCGACCCTGCGGAAGGTGGGCTAGGCCATGACCGACACCATCAGCGAACACGCCGATGACACCCTGCGCGACGGCCAGACGCTCGTCGAGATGCGAGACGTGGGCAAGGCCTACGGT contains the following coding sequences:
- a CDS encoding GntR family transcriptional regulator, yielding MHTIPVSIDRASPVPLYHQLAEQLNAAIDDGRLKPGDPFENELALAARLDLSRPTVRRAIAELVGRGLLVRRRGVGTTVASQVIHRRDELTSLYDDMVRRGQKPRTEVLSFSADEVNSAAAAALDLPADTPLLSVERLRYVGDIPAALMHNWLPPQYADLLEEDLARESLYSLLRQRGVRPVIAHQTIGARRPVPRERKLLGLATGDPLLTMTRRAYAANGTAVEYGDHCYRFDQYAFDVTVHDR
- a CDS encoding sugar phosphate isomerase/epimerase family protein, with the protein product MKIAQDPTPFHHEHELLDFPHVVAELGYEHIQLTPHKDLVPFFRHPRADDQLVRSLKKACADAGVGIASLLPVQRWSSPDEWARQGAVRNWKRLIQIAVDLDVRVIGTEFSGRPDRQEESEAAFYRSMEELLPIIEREGIDLLIDPHPDDFVEDGLEAIRVIRGLNSTSVGMVYVACHTFHMGQPMREIMRAGKDLIRLVHVADTMDHHASHGLRYISNPPGNAARVHQHLRIGAGDVDWDDFFGGLAEIGFLDNPDAVMCNSVFAEDENADEMARYQLTTMNQYIATHTPKGHQ
- a CDS encoding transaldolase family protein; amino-acid sequence: MRIMTETTPTALWNDSSTLSELTTAIGWGAVGATCNPVIALAAIHSDLPRWQARIAEIAQERPTATESQIGWQVVEEVSIDAATYLEPAFAEHNGRNGRLSMQTDPRLHRDAEALVDQAEHFASLAPNIIVKIPATKVGIEAIEEATYRGISMNVTVSFTVPQAVAAGEAIERGLTRREADGKDVSTMGPVVTIMVGRLDDWLKEVVARDDLGVDPEHLEWGGVAAVKKAYGIFTERGLRARLLAAAYRNTLQWTELVGGDIVLSPPFAWLEKFEASGHDPRPRMDVPVAPEVLASLSTIPDFVRAYAVDGMTPEEFDDFGATRKTLRQFLEADADLDRIVRDVLIPAP
- the iolD gene encoding 3D-(3,5/4)-trihydroxycyclohexane-1,2-dione acylhydrolase (decyclizing), whose translation is MTRTVRLTTAQALVKFLASQYSERDGVEQRLVTGMFGIFGHGNVAGVGQALLQAQVESEDGATGDGVLGSLPYYLARNEQGAVHAATAFSRARNRRQVMAVTTSIGPGATNMVTGAALATTNRIPVLLLPSDQFATRVPDPVLQQLEDPGTLDVTVNDVFRPVSRFFDRISRPEQLIPSLMNAMRVLTDPADTGAVTVALPQDVQAEAHDWPLAFFAKRVWHIGRPVPEPAALARAVELIRSAKRPLIVAGGGVIYSEASEELRAFATATGIPVSDTHAGKGAINWDHPSAVGGVGSTGSAAANELARGADVVIGFGTRYSDFTTASHTIFASEDVRFVNINLLGFDAAKHGAAMLVADAREALRALTTELDGWEVEPAYREEAIDLDAAWQRVVDECYHREQTPLPAQTEVFGALNELMGPEDVIINAAGSMPGDLQCLWRASSPVQYHVEYAFSCMGYEIPASLGVKMALGDDHEVVAIVGDGTYQMLPMEIATIVSEGVKVIIVLLQNHGFASIGALSESRGSQRFGTKYRMRSSSGRLDGSTVPLDLAANAASWGADVLRCGSMAEFRENYGRAAASDRATVLYIETDLLGPNPPGSAWWDVPVSQVSTLESTQKAYAEHLDNQRGQRTYL
- a CDS encoding substrate-binding domain-containing protein is translated as MNQSRFRKVVTAVAVATSATMVLAACSGGGAEKTDDTTGDSGGGGGDSGYTIAMITHETPGDTFWDKIKAGAQQAAKDTGATLKYSNDPDPAKQATLIQNAIDSKVDGIATTLATPDALAGSVKAAGTAGIPTVAFNSGIDQYLETGALMYFGSDENLAGATAGERITADGGKHPLCVIQAAGSVALEARCAGVKSKVAGTENIQVNGADDAAVVSAIQAKLAADSSIDYIVTLGAPIALNALKSMEQAGSKAKLVTFDLNAEAAQQIKDGKIQFSIDQQPYVQGYLAVTALYLNVKNGNDMGGGKPVLTGPSFVDPKNIDVILPFTKNNTR
- a CDS encoding ABC transporter permease, whose protein sequence is MSQDPTPAPTSAPKPAPAAPARPAAETPSAVSHGAHAEASNRIQLGWSNRLLARPEIGALVAAIILFIFFLAVAPAFRSVDSLMTVLYQSSTIGIVAVAVGLLMIGGEFDLSAGVLVYSAGLLNAMFSYQLGVNLWVGAVLALVFALSIGWLNGYMVMRTGIPSFLITLGSFFILQGANLGVTKLVTGSVSTPNINQMDGYDSLNAIFAHTFSIGGASLNITVLWWLLFVGLAHWMLTRTRIGNWLYAVGGNAPSARAVGVPVTRVKIGLFMGVAFLAWFTGMHTLYNYNTLQASNGIGNEFLYIVAAVVGGTLLTGGYGNAIGVAIGAFIFGMTSLCIVYAGWDNNWFKAFLGVMLLLAVVVNLYVKNLSTLRKVG